cttcctaatgagtttcatgatcttacgttgcgacgcagacctcatggtacctatttcatattcaaagactttatctatgcagcttgcatgggtatacagataaagtataataccataatcgaataaaatcgtaaaatattattaaaataaagattgttttatattagagtcaataaagcccgagccacaagttggcttgccggacacctactctaacaataacGTACTGTTTTTCTGTTGGTTGTAACGCACTGCCACAAGGGCCCATTAAATTCTTGGTTATCATCCAGCGAAACCTAAAAACTTATTCTATATGCACTGAATTACTTCTTGTCAAGAAAAACACACACCAacatgtttgatttgatttttttctttcttgcaGCATGGACTGCAAGCACATATATATGAAAAAGAGGCTATCCTGCGCCACATAAGGTCCAGCGATTCACCGGGTCGATGTCCCGTGACAGGTATTTTGTTTGTCATTATTAGTTATAAAGTATTCATAAAACCGTGGCGAAAGAAAACTCATTGAGTTTTGTCCCATGCAATGTGATAATTTCTCGTTTGTTTCAGGATACCCTAAACCATTGTGGGAAAATAGCGTGGCATGTGATCCACTTCTTCCTCTAGAAATTGAAATTTGCGTTCAATGAAGTGATGAACAAACAATCTACGAGGGCTGATACGATAGAAGATTTCAGTCTCCTCGATGATGAAGATTAACTCATCTCTACTCTAACCCTAATGTCAATTTTGAAAAACTTCTTACCTGCAAATCTTACATGCTTTGTGGAATTACGAAAAATCATCGTTCGGTTATGTATGGTTAAATAACACATCAAAATGTAGATGCGTGTGCATGCTCTATGTATGGTGCTCTCTTATTGGTTCGAGTGtcaacaataatattttatgtatagcGGTAGAAGCTCGGTCTTAGaatactaaaaaaattcaatttatacATATttgcttaaaattgaaatgaaaccAATTTAGTTCATAAATTATTGGTAATTATTAAATCAGATAattgttaataaaataataaattatttcctAGATTATTTAACCTTATTTAAGTACATTGCAAAAAAGAGAGGAGTAAGTCTTTGGAATTTATAAAGATTATAGACTAACCACTAAAAAATAACAGTAGTGTGACATTATTCATATAATAATCGAGTAATTTTTAAtagtttatataataatttaatatgaattttcaaattttacccGCAAAAGCATCAATCGTACTTGTACCACAGAAATCTGGTCGTCATACCATTTCACGATAATGTGCCATAATCTATCGAATGAAGCAAATTTGTCATCAGTTGAATAGCTAAATAGATAATCCTCTGTCCAACCGCCTGCCAAATGTGGCAGCCTCAACTGCAACTCCACCGCTTCTCCGCCGCCTTCTTCCCCCTCTCACCTCCTCCATTGCCGTTTATTCGTCCTCCTCAATTTCCTTCCAGACCCACCAAACCCAATCATCACTATTCACGCTGCTCTGCCCACAAGACATGGCTTGCCCAGCTCTCTGAAGTACTCACCGCCGCTACAACTGCAGACACACCCCTTTTGGCGCCGACGGTGGAGGGTCCCGTCGAGTTACCTCCCTCAGTTCCTTCCATTTTTAATACCACTGATGACCCCACCCTTCTCCAGACAGCAACCAGTGTCTTCCTCACCGGTGCCATGACCGTTTTTCTCTTCAGATCCCTCCGCCGCCGCGCTCAGCGTGCCAAAGAAATGGTAATTCATTCGTTGTTCTTCTAGTTGTCCTCGTCTTTTCCGTACGGCGTTGCTTTGATTTGGGCTAGAATGAATCAAACTCACCTTCAAGTTCCATAAGTTTTTGTGCGCATTTCTTCGATGCTAAGCCTTGAATTTTAGAAACCGTGGAATCGTTTTCAGACTGAAAAGTTTCTGTTGGAAGTTGtcattttctttgaaaattgCTTATCCTCTATTCGCGTCTACATTTTTATCACAAATAATAATCTGTTCTCATTTCTCAACTTTAATGCGTCCATCTTGTAGAATTTGCAAATCAAGCCTTTGTTTTATCAATCACGGTTAATTTTATTTCAGAAATTTCGGTCATCGGGGACAAATAAATCTTTGAAGGAGGAGGCTGTAGATAGCTTGAAATCAATGTCTTTATCTCCAGTTACAGCCAAGTCTCCCCCTTCACCTGTTCAAGCCTTTCTAGGTGCATTAACAGCTGCTGTGATTGCGACAATTCTTTACAAGTTTACGACAACTATCGAAGCTTCTCTAAATCGCCAAACACTTTCGGATAACTACTCGGTTTGTTCTCTATTTAAGTTGTGCTAATTAAAGGAAAAAACTCTTGCATATACCAAGTCTAGCATTTGTTCCTTCTCAAGGTGGCGTGAGTTAAGCCTAATCGTACgtttttctgaaattttgttTGATGAATAATGTTGGTTCTGTTTAAGGCCATTGCTCCAAGAAAGATGCTTGATGTGGTGTACACAGGAATGTCCCAATTAACTTGTGTTTTGCGCAAAATCAAGTCAGCTTGTATCAGATTGTAGTTAAGGTCATCTCCAATCCACTGCACTACATTCTCCACTAAAATCATCTCCAACCACATTGCACTACATTTTACACTACAATAAAATATTCCAagaatattctttttcttttcaatattaatatttctgttttatgttaattatttataatttgataatataatgataattaaatattataatttatatattaaaatatatatatttaaatattttaatttatatattaaaatttgaattaattatttcatattaacaacataattatttgatttccgtacaattatttaatacaaactatattttaataaaatcaaaatatcattgaaaaaaaatcaaaatatcattgaAAAAACA
This genomic window from Primulina huaijiensis isolate GDHJ02 chromosome 7, ASM1229523v2, whole genome shotgun sequence contains:
- the LOC140980194 gene encoding uncharacterized protein codes for the protein MWQPQLQLHRFSAAFFPLSPPPLPFIRPPQFPSRPTKPNHHYSRCSAHKTWLAQLSEVLTAATTADTPLLAPTVEGPVELPPSVPSIFNTTDDPTLLQTATSVFLTGAMTVFLFRSLRRRAQRAKEMKFRSSGTNKSLKEEAVDSLKSMSLSPVTAKSPPSPVQAFLGALTAAVIATILYKFTTTIEASLNRQTLSDNYSVRQITVTIRTIINGMCYLATFVFGANALGLFLYSGQLAFNSFMEGDSDGGNEPSSLSDPPLGDAETSGTASSNGDQNSDDTE